A window of Pseudomonas mucidolens contains these coding sequences:
- a CDS encoding DUF3299 domain-containing protein: protein MRRLLFALLVLVALPTWADEPRALSWQEMIPADAPAEIPNMQPLHDLSNMADALSAEAAPAAKQDLPDAPVVPQLDGQHIRLPGYIVPLEVSEEGRTTEFLLVPYFGACIHVPPPPSNQIVHVKSEIGVKLEELYQPYWIEGQMQVKPSTSELADAGYQMDAEKIYAYELPE, encoded by the coding sequence ATGCGCCGTTTGCTGTTCGCGCTGTTAGTGCTGGTGGCCCTGCCAACCTGGGCCGACGAGCCTCGGGCTTTGTCGTGGCAGGAAATGATTCCCGCGGATGCGCCGGCGGAAATCCCCAACATGCAGCCGCTGCACGACCTGTCGAACATGGCCGACGCCCTGTCCGCCGAAGCGGCCCCCGCGGCGAAACAGGATTTGCCCGACGCGCCGGTGGTGCCGCAACTGGATGGCCAACATATCCGCTTGCCCGGTTATATCGTGCCGCTGGAAGTCAGTGAGGAAGGTCGCACCACGGAATTTCTGCTGGTGCCGTATTTCGGTGCCTGCATCCACGTTCCACCGCCGCCGTCGAACCAGATCGTGCATGTCAAAAGCGAAATCGGCGTGAAGCTGGAGGAGCTGTACCAGCCGTACTGGATCGAAGGCCAGATGCAGGTCAAGCCGTCCACCAGCGAACTGGCGGATGCCGGCTATCAGATGGATGCCGAGAAAATTTATGCCTATGAGCTGCCGGAGTAA
- a CDS encoding ABC transporter permease, with amino-acid sequence MYLFRLAMASLANRRFTAILTAFAIALSVCLLLAVERVRTEARASFASTISGTDLIVGARSGSVNLLLYSVFRIGNATNNIRWDSFEHFAANPRVKWAIPISLGDSHRGYRVMGTNAAYFEHFQYGRKQPLELASGRAFASDPFEVVLGAEVADALHYKLGDKLVLAHGVAVVSLVKHDDKPFTVVGILKRTGTPVDRTLHISLGGMEAIHIDWHNGVPAQGKGRISVDQARNMDLTPQAITAFMLGLNNKISTFALQREINEFRAEPMLAILPGVALQELWSMMGTAEKALFVISLFVVLTGLIGMLTAILTSLNERRREMAILRSVGARPWHIASLLIFEAFALALSGVVAGIALLYVCIAASRGYLQANYGLDLPLSPPSQYEWTLLGGILVAALLMGSVPAWRAYRQSLADGLSVRL; translated from the coding sequence ATGTATTTGTTTCGACTAGCCATGGCCAGCCTGGCTAACCGCCGCTTTACCGCGATCCTCACCGCGTTCGCCATCGCCCTCTCGGTCTGCCTGCTGTTGGCGGTGGAGCGCGTGCGTACCGAAGCACGCGCCAGTTTTGCCAGCACCATCAGTGGTACCGACTTGATCGTCGGCGCCCGCTCAGGCTCGGTCAATCTGCTGCTGTACTCGGTATTTCGCATCGGCAACGCGACTAACAATATTCGCTGGGACAGCTTCGAGCACTTCGCCGCCAACCCGCGGGTGAAATGGGCGATTCCGATTTCCCTTGGCGATTCTCATCGCGGTTATCGCGTGATGGGCACCAACGCAGCTTATTTCGAACACTTCCAATACGGCCGCAAACAGCCTCTGGAATTAGCCAGCGGCCGCGCGTTTGCCAGCGATCCCTTCGAGGTGGTGCTCGGTGCCGAAGTGGCCGACGCGCTGCATTACAAACTCGGCGACAAGCTGGTGCTGGCCCACGGCGTGGCCGTGGTCAGCCTGGTCAAGCACGATGACAAGCCCTTCACCGTGGTCGGCATTCTCAAGCGCACCGGAACTCCGGTGGATCGCACGTTGCATATCAGCCTGGGTGGCATGGAAGCGATTCACATCGATTGGCATAACGGCGTCCCGGCCCAAGGCAAGGGCCGCATCAGTGTCGATCAGGCACGCAACATGGACCTCACACCCCAAGCGATCACCGCCTTCATGCTGGGTTTGAACAACAAGATTTCGACCTTTGCCCTGCAGCGCGAGATCAACGAATTTCGCGCGGAGCCGATGCTGGCGATCCTGCCGGGAGTGGCATTGCAAGAATTGTGGAGCATGATGGGCACCGCCGAAAAAGCGCTGTTCGTGATTTCGTTGTTTGTGGTGCTGACCGGTTTGATCGGCATGCTCACGGCGATTCTCACCAGCCTCAACGAGCGCCGCCGGGAAATGGCGATCCTGCGCTCGGTCGGCGCACGACCCTGGCATATTGCGAGCTTGCTGATTTTCGAAGCGTTCGCGCTGGCGTTGTCCGGCGTGGTGGCGGGCATCGCGCTGCTCTACGTGTGCATCGCCGCCTCCCGTGGTTACCTGCAAGCCAACTATGGCCTGGATCTGCCGCTGTCACCGCCAAGCCAATATGAATGGACGCTGTTGGGCGGTATCCTCGTCGCAGCCCTGCTGATGGGCAGCGTACCGGCATGGCGCGCCTACCGACAATCCTTGGCCGATGGGCTATCTGTGCGTTTATGA
- a CDS encoding OmpW/AlkL family protein: MHKSLLSASLFALALAAPLAHAFEAGDILVRAGAITVNPKADSGSVKVDQGPLAGTNLGGKATMSSDTQLGLNFAYMLTNHIGIELLAATPFEHDVKIKNTALGAANGKLGTLKHLPPTLSVVYYPLDSKSAFQPYVGAGINYTWIYDEHVGSRAEQAGFSNFKAENSWGWAAQIGMDYMINDTWLINAQARYIDISTKATVDNNALATGTRAKVNVDVDPMVYMVGIGYKF, translated from the coding sequence ATGCACAAGTCACTGCTCAGCGCCTCCCTCTTCGCGCTTGCACTCGCCGCCCCACTCGCCCACGCCTTCGAGGCAGGCGACATTCTGGTTCGCGCCGGTGCGATCACGGTCAACCCGAAAGCCGACAGCGGCAGCGTCAAGGTTGACCAAGGCCCATTGGCCGGGACCAATCTGGGCGGCAAGGCGACCATGAGCAGCGACACTCAGCTGGGTCTGAACTTCGCCTACATGCTCACCAACCACATCGGTATCGAACTGCTGGCAGCCACGCCATTCGAGCATGACGTGAAAATCAAGAACACCGCCCTCGGCGCTGCCAACGGCAAGCTTGGCACCCTCAAGCACCTGCCACCGACCCTGAGCGTCGTGTACTACCCGCTGGACAGCAAGTCGGCGTTCCAACCTTATGTCGGTGCCGGCATCAACTACACCTGGATCTATGACGAGCACGTCGGCAGCCGCGCCGAACAAGCCGGTTTCAGCAACTTCAAGGCAGAAAACTCCTGGGGCTGGGCCGCGCAGATCGGTATGGACTACATGATCAACGACACATGGCTGATCAACGCCCAGGCGCGCTACATCGACATCAGCACCAAAGCCACCGTCGACAACAACGCCCTGGCCACCGGGACCCGCGCCAAGGTTAATGTGGATGTTGATCCGATGGTTTACATGGTGGGGATTGGTTACAAGTTCTAA